The sequence TCAGTTGGAAGTTCGGGAGATGTAGAAACCGAAGGGAGCGATGTATGTTATGGATCTCCCTCGTCAGTTTTATATGTTTCATTTTGAGCTAGAAGAGGAATATATGGCAGCGCTGACTGGGGGTCCATGGAGGGTTTTTGGTAATTACTTGTTGGTGCAAGACTGGTCGCCGAGTTTCGACCCACTTAAGGATGACATAGTGACGACGCCAGTTTGGGTGCGATTGGCAAACCTCCCTATGATGTATTATCACCGGTCTATTTTAATGGGGATTGCAAGTGGTTTGGGTAAGCCGTTGAGGGTAGATTTGACAACCCTAAGCTTTGAAAGGGCTCGCTTTGCCAGGGTGTGTGTGGAGGTGAACTTGTCTCGACCTTTGAAGGGCACGTTGTTGGTTAATGGCGACCGATACTTTGTTGCTTATGAGGGGCTAACGAAGATCTGTTCTTCCTGTGGGATGTACGGTCATTTAGTTCATACATGCCTGTTGCGGATTGGGGTTAGAGAGGACAGGATGAAGGTTCCACCTATTGAGCAAACACGAGTTACTACTGGCAATGCCACCGAAATCTTCATGAGTCAGGATGATGGGTTCATGTTGGTCCGCCGGCCGGGGAAACAGCCTACGTCGGTGAACAATAGGAGGTTCGCGGCGGGTGCTATTGGTGGTAGGACGGAGAGAGTTCTACGAGAGATCCCGGGAAATCAGGGATTGGAGATAGCGAACAGATTTGGAGGATTAGTCGAGGATTCGGTAGCCCAAGAAAATAGGGAAGATACCATATTTGATGGAGCGGAGAAGGAAAATGGAGTTATTCGGAAAGAGGCGGAGAAAGGGGCACGAAAAGGGTTGAGTGTGCATCAAGGCATGGCTGGGGGTTCCTTGACAATTTTGGAAAAAGGGAAAGGTGGGCCTCGTAATGGGCCAAAAACAAGAAGGCTCGGTGGTGGAAGATCTGTTGAGGCGAATGGGCCGAAAGGGAAGTCAAATAGGCCCATGCCCATGGGAGGTTTGATTTTTGGTCCAATTACGGGTGAAGAGGTCGTGTATGTGAATGGGAAAAGGTTGCGGGTGGAGCTGGCGAGTATGGGACGAACTGTTGGTGTTTTGGGAGGTATGTCGGAGGTCCCTACTGGGTCTGTCGAGGGGTTAAAAGCGGATAGGCGGACCTAGGAGAATATGGCAGCGACGTTGAAGGTTCGGTCTAAGGTGGCCCACGTCAGTCTCGCAAATGGGTTGGAAAGGGCATAATGGTTGTCCCCGGTAGTTTGGTATTTTTATCATCGTTTTACCATGAATTGTCTTCTTTGGAACTGTCGGGGGGTGAATAAACCAAATTTTCACAGAGCCATTAGGTATTTGTTGAAAAAGAATAAGACGGATGTGCTTGCATTGTTTGAGACACACGCAAGTGGTAATCGGGCTGGACGAATATGTCTGGGACTAGGGTTTGATGGCTCATTCCGAGTGGATGCAGTGGGTCAAAGTGGGGGTATTTGGTTGCTTTGGAGATCGGATATAGGGGAGATGGAGATTTTAGATTCTGCAGAGCAGTTCATTGTGGCAAGATTAAAGAATGGAACTGGGGTATTGAATGTGATAGTTGTTTACGCTGCTCCGTCTGTGAGTAGACGTTGTGGATTGTGGGATAAATTAAAAGAGGTTATCCAAGGTTTGCAAGGTCCGTTGATTATTGGTGGGGATTTCAACACTATTGTGCGTGTTGATGAGCGTTCTGGTGGTAATGGGAGGTTGTCGTCAGACTCTTTAGCGTTTGGTGAGTAGATTCATAGTTTATCTTTGATTGATATGGGTTTTCGTGGGAACCAGTTTACCTGGAGAAGGGGTATTGTGACAGCTAACTATGTGGCAACGTGGTTGGATAGGGTGTTGTGTTGTTCTCATGCGAGGCTGAAATGGCAAGAAGCGCGGGTTACGCATTTACCTATGTTGGCATCGGACCACGCTCCGTTATACATTCAGTTGTGTCCGGAGTTAGAAAGGGACCCACGAAGACAACCATTCCGCTTTGAGGCCGCCTGGTTAAAGCATCCGAGCTTTAACGAGTTGCTCACGGCTTCTTGGGACTCACGGTTGAGTACTCCGGAAGCCTTAACTGCTCTCTAGGCTAAGTTAAAGAAGTGGAATAGGGATGTGTTTGGAGATACCAATCAGAGGAAGCAGGCACGGATGGGGGAGATTACATTAGTACAAAACGCTTTGGAGTTGAGTCATGTGGATGATTTACTCGAACGGGAGAGTGTGTTAATGAAACAGTTTGATGAAGTGTTGGAACAAGAGGAGACTCTTTGGTTCCAGAAGTCGAGGGAGAAGTGGATTGTTTGTGGGGATCGTAACACCAAATATTTTCACACCTCTACTATCATCCGACGAAGACATAATCGTGTTGAGATGTTACGAAATGTTGCGGATCAGTGGGTCTCGGATGCAAAGGAACTTGAACAGCTTGCGGTACAGTATTACAAACGTTTATATTCATTGGAGGATGTTCCGGGTGCGGTTGACAAGCTTACAGTAGAGAGGCTTGCGTCCCTTACTAGTGCTGAGAGACTGGACTTGAATAGACCGTTTACTAAGGAAGAAGTAGAGGTAGCGGTTAGGAGTATGAGGGGATTTAAGGCACCAGACCGGACGGGTACCAACCAATTTTCTATCAGAATTGTTGGGAACTGGTTGGAGCATCGGTAGTGCATTTTGTTCTGGAGTTTTTCCAGTCTGGGGAGTTGCCTTTGGAGACAAATGATGCGCTTGTGGTGCTTATACCAAAAGTTAACAGGCCGGAGCGCATTACTCAATTTCGACCTATCAGTCTATGTAACGTCTTATTTAAGATAATTACAAAGATGTTTGTTTTACGGCTGAAGCGAGTGATTAGGAAATTGATTGGTCTGGCTCAAACCAGTTTTATACCGGGTAGGTTGAGCATTGACAACATTGTGGTGGTACAAGAAGCAATACActcaatgaagaggaagaagggtAGGAAAGGGTGGATGCTCTTGAAGTTAGACTTGGAAAAAGCTTATGACAGAATCCGCTGGGATTTCCTAGAGGATATGTTACGAGCTGGGAGGTTTGATGAATGTTGGATAGGATAGATTATGCAGTGTGTCAAGGATCCATCAATGACTATCTTATGGAATGGCGAAAAAACAGAGACGTTTACACCAAGTCGTGGGTTGCGTCAGGGAGACCCCTTATCGTCGTACCTGTTCGTTTTATGTCTTGAGCATTTATGTCAGATGATTGACTACTCTGTTGTGAGGAAGGAATGGAAGCCAATATCTCTATCTCAGGGTGCTCCTAAGCTGTCTCATGTCTTCTTTGCGGATGATTTGATCTTGTTGGCGGAGGCGTCAGTGTCTCAAATTCGGGTTATACGGagagttttggagaagttttgtGTTGTCTCAAGGCAGAAAGTGAGTTTAGAAAAGTTGAAGATTTTCTTTACTACCAATGTCTCTCGCGAGTTGGGGGCACTGATTAGTGCGGAGAGTGGCATATAAGCGACGACAAATTTGAGCAAATATTTGGGAATGTCGGTTCTCCATAAAAGAATTAATAAAGAAACGTTTTGGGAGGTCTTAGAGAATGTGTCCTCACGGTTATCAGGGTGGAAAATTCAATGCATGAGTTTTGCAGGCAGAGTGACCTTGACGAGATCGGTGTTGTCTTCCATGCCAGTTCATGTAATGAGTACGGTCTGTTTACCGGTGTCAGTGTTAAATTGTTTGGACAGAGTGTCACGGTCGTTCTTGTGGGGAAGTACtgcagtgaagaagaaggaccatTTAGTGGCTTGGGGCAGGGTGTGCAAGCCGCGGAGTGGAGGGGGACTTGGGATTCGTTCTTCGAAGATGATGAATAGAGCACTTCTTGCCAAACTCGGTTGGCGGGTCATCAATGACCGTACGAGTTTATGGGCAGGGGTCCTCCGTAGCAAGTATAGAGTTGGTCATATTCAGGATCCTTGTtggatagagaagaagagactgtGTTCTGCGGTTTGGCGGAGTACCATTGTTGGTTTAAAGGAAGTTGTTTTGCAAGGGTGTCGGTGGGTGTTGGGAGATGGTTCTGTTACACGCTTCTGGAGTGACAGTTGGCTCTCAACGGAGCCCTTGATGAGTCGGGTGATTGCAGACCTGCCAAGCAACTACAAAGAACTCCGCGTGAAGGAGTTTTGGCGGGAAGGGATCGGTTAGGATTTTAGTAGGATAATGCCATATCTCCCGCAGATTACTCAACTTGAAGTATTGGGGGTAGTCGTTGATACTGTTAATGGAACGAGGGATCGGCTGTCATGGGGTGGGACGGCTGATGGTTCTTTTACGGTTAAATCTGCATATACGTTGTTGACGAAAGACGAAGTGTCTCGTCAAGAATATGACAGGTTTTTTTGCTCTGATTTGGCGAGCTGCAGTTCCGGAGAGAGTGCGAGTTTTCCTCTGGCTGGTCGGGAGTCAGGCGATTATGACAAATGCAGAGCGGTTTAGAAGACATCTTGGGGAGACGAGTATTTGTCAGTTGTGCAAAGGGGGAGAAGAGACCATCATTCATGTGTTGCGAGACTGTCCGTCGATTGCAGGAATATGGAGGAGACTGGTTCCGGTTCGTCAGAGACGACGGTTCTTCACGTATACACTGCTAAAGTGGCTGTACAGGAACTTACAATCAACCGTCATTTGTACGGAGTACGTCTGGTCTACGATCTTCGGCTTGGGAGTTTGGTGGGGTTGGAAGTGGCGATGTTGCTATGTGTTTGGTGAGGTAGGTAAGTGCCGAGATCGCGTGAAGTACCTCAAGGACTGTGCTATTGAGGTAAGTTGTGCCTATAAAAAGGTCCACGAGAAGTTTGGCTTGAGGGAGCGTGTGGAGAGGTTGATCTAGTGGCAAGCACCGGGTGATGGCTGGCTTAAGCTGAATATGGATGGAGCCTCACGCGGGCATCGTGGTTTAGCTGCGACTGGAGGCGTGTTGCGAGACTCTTTGGGTCGTTGGAGTGGAGGGTTTGCGTTCAATATTGGGGCTTGTTCAGCACCGTTAGCGGAACTGTGGGGTGTTTACTACGGCTTACCCATTGCATGGGGTAAGAGAGTGTCGAGGCTGGATCTTGAAGTTGATTCGGAGTTGGTTGTGGGTTTTTTTAAGTCAGGGATCTGTGATACTCATCCCTTTTCTTTCCTCGTACGCTTGTGCCATGGCTATATTTAGtgggactggatagtccgtatttctcatatttataGGAAAGCTAATTGTCTTGCAGATGGATTAGCCAACTATGCTTTTACTTTGCCTTTAGGTTTTCATTTGTTAGAGAACGCTCCGATTGTTGTGGAGTCGCTTCTTGAAGATGATGTTCGCGGGGTTTCGGCCACAAAAACTGTCTGTTTCACtgtttgtaatttgtttaattcagtttaaataaataacaggGAGACCTTGTCTCCTTGTgttctacccaaaaaaaaaacttattgaaTACAGAATTTTCGTAGTTTCTATCTTTAAATTATCTAAAAActatctaaaatattaaatatattagaaaaagttCAAAAGTTTCCCAAAAGTTTctataacatttaaaattatttgaaatagCCAATTCtgaatttgacattttctgAACTAATGAGATGTAGAGTAGTTTTTATGTATctaaattatatgatatagaCGTGTAACTTAACCTTCTTTgtagttttatatattattgtgtATACTATATATcgtatttttatgtttatttatgatttaaataCTTATTGATGTCCAAAACGGACACTCGAatgatttaaactttaaagcattcatatgttttttaatttatttaaagcACAACTAAACTATAAATATCTAATTAATGGAACACAAAATTAGTGACATAAAGTAGTATGATGTTTTTAACGGTGTAAAAAACAGTGATACAAAATGGttgaaagtatttttttttttgtttaatttttacatcactttattattatttataataagtGTGATACAGTTTGTACTTTGTACCGTAGCAATATGAAAATACCAATTAGAACtagatatttgttttggatATAAATAGTTGTATTTAATTTTCGAAAAATTCAATGTGATGAACCAATCATTACACGTTTGAGCTGATTTCGTagtttgttgaaaaaaaaaaatcaatcattacacatgatcaaataaaatagtACTGGCCGAATGTagataatgttttaaaatttatagtattaagtTTCTTGATCTAGAGGGGAAACATAGATCAACAAGGCAACACGCTAACATGATCTGCAAAAATATACTATTAGAAGTTCGCAAGGTTTGAACGACACCTATTAATTAAATGTAAGTTATTAAATATCTTAGTTTTTAAGAGCAAGTTCAACGATAGAgtgttaaaaaaagattttaaatatgcttttaattataataattagaaataataaacttaaaaatttttaaaaaaacttgtaaaatggTATGTTCCAATTGTAGATcctaatttttgggtttttaaatttttttaaaaaattattttgaaaattgtaatatgtCAAGTACAGTTTGGTTTGTTGACCACTGTAAAATGGTATGCTCCAAGACTGACAAAGCAGGAAAATAACCAATGTAAGCAGAGAGATTTCTAAACAAACGATTACAACTTGCTCAGCTTGCTCTAGTAAAACTAGTTTCTCGTCTAGTCCCAATTTTTTTGATAGTTTAGGTCCTACTAGGCTCTTGACAGCCTCATTGGCATCTGGATGTAGATGAATCAACATGTGAGTTAGACATTTACAAGCTACAAGAAGTTTAACCGAAAAGATTGGATATGCATGCGCTTATATATCAAGCAAGTGAGTTACCAGCTGAATCTGAAATTTCCTCATCGGAATTGCTTCCATCTTCATTACGATTCCAAAACTCGGAGTATTGTCCTTCATTAGTCATTTTGTCCGAGCTTGCAAAAGAAAGGGTACAGAGTTCAGTTAGACTTTGTATATACCTTGCGACGCATATTTAGATGCGGTTAAAGGCAAAACCTGGTAATGAAAATTCGAGAAGAATTGTGTCTTCGAGAGGCAGTGGTCTTGAGCTCCTACAAGGAATAAGCAACTTGATTTGGATGCTTACATCACACGTTTTTTTGCATTGCTGCGAAGGAAACTGCTTGCAACAAGAAAATTAGCAGCTTACCTTAATAGAGCGTTAAAGGATTTGATTGAATAAAAACAGAATACAGCATAACTGAAGCAAAAACATCACACAATGTAATCCTAAAGATAATACAACTCATGGTACAATGCTATAATCAGGCCTCTTCTTGAGTTAAACCTAAAGATTTAGAAACAATAAGTCGAATCTGGAACTAACATAAGACTAAGTGGTAACCCAAAATTCTCAATCTATCATCCATCTCTATGACAAGTGAAAGAgcttaacaacaaaaacatagcAGAAGAGAGAAACTTAAGTAACCGGTGTAAAGTGTTGATCTAGTTTAGAAAAAACCTGAATAGATTGGGCAATATGAGTGATAAATGCAGAGGGAAGTTTCNAGAGTGATAAATGCCGAGGGAAGTTTCAAGTCTTTAACAGTTCTTTTGGCAAAGACAACGACTTCATTGTCCGGGTCTTAATCAATTTCAAACAAAGTaatcgaagaagaagtagaggaaGAGATGAAACTCACATCCTGAACTTGCTAAAATCAAACACCCAATCGAAAGACCCAATCGACAAAGACCcaatattaatcaaacaaactcACATCTTGAACCCTTTTACTAGTAAATTCCCAAATTAGTAAACCctaaatttctaatttctacTCTCAATTCATAAGATAGTAAAGATCTACACTTCAAATCAGAGATATGCGTACCATGGGGACAAGATTGGAGCGTCCTTGAACCAAACTCATCGATTTCTTTAACTTCCCGATTGGTGTTTGCGGTTGAGGAATCAGGCCGAAGTTGTCACCGACGTCGTTTGGATGGTGATAACGGCAGATTAGAAACCGATTTCCGACACATCTCTTCTCTCAATTCGACGGATTGAGACTTCGGAGGAAAATCACAGAGAAGGAGGTCGaaagaaacgaaaaaagaaaaaatctttgtgcgaactttttttttttgttaatttctcaACCAATAACAGAGCAACACATATACGATCCTAAACAATTCTAAAAATGCTTAACTTAGAATCGATTTTAGCATTATTaatgtgttttgatttatttttaatcataagCATTCCTTAACAATCGGTTAAAAATCACCGTTGAACTTGTTCTTAAACCAACCATTACACCAATGACATCGCACAAATCTATAGTTTTCAAAGatctttttctattaattaaaatttaaaggtCCTTTACTAACCAAGTTTTATACAAACGATATGATATAAATTGGTTAACTCATTGTCAAGAAAGAATTAACACGGctatagtttttgtttcaatGATCTAAACTATATAGTCTGTCTATAATCTAAAAGTCTATAGTctatctattattatttttgtttgtagtttATAAGTTGACTTAATTTTCAAGAATATTCGACATCGATACATGGCactttttatagaaaaaaaaaaaagagaataagagTGTAGATATCTAATCACATCTTGTTTGATGATTAGTTGATTACTAGAAGTACTACTTAACTTACAGTTGTTACATCATTAGTTACTTCAGCAATTACAGATAGAATGATAAGTGGAGCCCCAAACAACGCGTGGCTGCTTTTGAGGACTTTTGAACACTAAGGTTTAGGTCTTCAATCTCGCATGGTGTGCGGTCGTGGGGTTTCTAATTTCGTAATTTGGTTCCACTAGTAGCAAAGCTAAGTGCACGTTTCTATTGCCTCAAGATCACAACACGTGGTTTAGTTGTAAACCATACCTCCGATGAACGCTTCAGATCTAATTTTGCTAAACGAATGGACGGTGATTAGCAAATTCCGTTTTTGGAATATGACGacaatttttttctgtttcatgGAAATATTCAACCTAATtgactttatattctttttctcaACGACTAAATGTGAAAGTCTtactattaaattttgaaattgtcaaaAGCAGCATGGATATTGCAACATTTTTCCAATATCAATGAGAAAAGTTTACTTAATTACACTTTAGCGAATTTacttactactatatataatacatatttttatttttattgcatGTGAATACCTTTTCTTGCGTACTTTTTGCAGGAGACTATATACCTATTCAATGACGAATGTTCTTCAATGACTACTTACTATCGACTTTAATTTGGTCACACTCAGAAATTTTTGTCTATTCCTAATTTTCGGAAAATAAAGTGTTAAGACAGAAGTCAGCAAAATTACCTTTtgacaaactttttttcttttcttttgttcaactACCTCTTGacgaaattttttgttatttttgtattgtttcaaatattaaaagGTCATACGACTTCTTCTTAGGAGTTTtgagtcaattttttttacttacacaCGGTATTTGGTATATAGGTAATCTCTACATTAGTTTTCAcattaacaaaatcaacaaattaacTGGATAATGGCATGCATATGTGAAATATTCTCATAAGTTTAGTCACGGATTAACATTTGATTATTAAACATGTATTATGCTCCACAAATGATATGTAGTTTACTTTGACCCCAGAACGATTAAGATTTTATGTTACATGGCAGAGTGGTTGTTTTTATCTTTGGCACGTTCTTATGCTCTCTTTTGAGGGTCCATCCTAATTAGTCATATCTTTGTAGATACAATGTAAATATTTGGagggatataaaatcttaatctCGAAACTAATTCTGAGTAGTACTTTTAGACATGTTTAATAGTGCTCTCAATTCTTAATTCTTAATGCATTCTATGAGAATGATCCAACCAATTATTTTAGATGGAATATTTTAATAGAGAGAACTATTCAAAGTCTTCGAGAGAGGTAGGTATGTTTACGTTGACTCTGATATAATAAAAGACGCATCAGTTTACTTCTTAAAGATTTCACAAATTATTAGTAAACTATATATCTTGGaatgttgttttcttaattgtgttatataattttcttttaaatttaccTAATCTTTTTTTAGTCCATATACAATACTACTTCAAAATTTGAGTGGCCTTATTTGATATTCGAAAAGTTGGCTGACCGTTATTAGAACGTGTTGGTGAAATAAGGTTTTCGTTTATAGTTCTTAATTTCTTATCATGATATTGGtaccatatataaaaatatatattgaattgcTATTACCGTAATctagaaatttgtttttttttttcttttacttgtgcACCCCTACCTTTCTTATGTTACATAAACGGATAAACCCTTAAGTTTCAATAGTGGAACATTTCGGTAAGGTTTAGTAAACCAAACTTGGTTATTAGTTTGATCTTTTTATCCAACGATCGACATAGCTGATTAATCATACAAAGGATGTAGAATACATTAAAActtatacattatatatgtcTTTTAGTAGTGGATAGGAGAGTTGAGGCCTTCTTGAGAGGAAAGTGAACGGAGAGGTTGGTGTCTCCTTGAAGACATTGACGACAGTGAAAGAGACAAAGAAGGCATTCTCTTGAAAGAAGGTCTCCTATCGAGATTCCTCATGGTTCTTTTCGCCTGAATCGCCTTCAAAGCTGGTCCTGCTCTCTCCTTCAGCTTTAGGACCACGAAGAAGAGAAGCCTGTAACACACAAGGATCGCTACGACCGCAGCTAAGTCCCACCATTTCGAATATGTCACCTTTACTCCAAATACCTTCTCTATCACTTCTTCTCCCGTCATTTTTGGATCACCAGGGAACAGAGGCTCGAACTCTAGCCCTAGGAAATCGTTCTTGTACCCTCCCTGAAACAATCCCAAACgttcttcttacgttaaaaCACATTCAAAAGTTCAATATTTTCTATACCCCAAAAACGTTTTCCTGTTCTTGGATCATGAAAAGCTCATTAGGGTTACGTACTATCTTGACTGACCTGGATAGCCCAAGCACCGTAGCTTATGTAAGAAACTGGATAACGCCAAAAGACTTTGGGAAGATCAGGAAGAAGACGGAAGAATCCAGAAGTCATCATGATGATTCCCTATTCCAAACATAAAAAGAGAAGTCAGATTCAAAATCTTTCTAAGCATTTTGAATATATAGAAGCGAAAACAGAGGTTTCTCTGCTCTTACAATGAGGCCAGCTCCAGTGATAAGACCCATCAAGAAGTTTGGAACAAGAGAAGCCACAACCATCATGAGACTCTCTATTACAGAAActgagaagaagatgttgagacAGAAGAATGCATAATGCGAGAACCCTGGACGAAACTTCACCAAGTTGTATGTAATAGTTCCTGTGATAACCGAAATCGCAACCAAGAACGGGAAAGAAGAGATGTAGTTCGAGAGGATGTAAACTGAAACGCCGTAGTATCCACTCAACCTCTCCTTAGAGAAAATCTGAAACAAGTCACAACGCAAGATCCCATTTTCATCGATCGAGCAGAATCAAGATTTGTGAGATTTAAATAGGGTTTTTATTAGTTAGTTACCTTCATTTCTTCGAGGAAAGAAGGGAAGCCACCAATGGACATGAAGGTCATGAAACCAGTGATGAATCCACCACAAGAAACCCTGGCTAAGATTGATGTGTAGCTATAGCCAACATCGTAGAAGATGGTTCCAACGCTTATAGAAACAACTATGTAGCTTATTATTCTTGTCCAATAATAACCGATATCACGACACATGTTTATGAATGATCTTGCTGTTAATGTCCTTAGCTGTTTCCACCAGGTCGCTTCACTTCCTCTCCTTACTTCCATCTCGATCCCTTCCTGCGTAAGAAAACACGTTATGGAATCCAAGACAGCCCGTGAGTTAAACTTGAAAAATGGAATTGAAAACTTACGATGTTAGATAGTTCACGAATCCTAGATTTTGCGGATTTTGCATACTTTGAACGCTTGTAATTCTCAACAAGCCTTGCTTTGATCACAGATGTTGCTAGATTCATTAGAGGATCTGATGTAGCTGGTGCTTCCTGTAATATAATAAGCATCGACCTTAGAAAAAATCTCGATCAAATGATTGATTCTTTATTCAAACGACTTGCTATGTTCTTGACAAGCATCAAGATTTTGTTTACAAGACATTGATAAGGGTTACTCCCACACCTGGATTCTTTGAGATCCTTTGAGTGTAGCTGTGACTGTATCAAAGTCAGAGTTTATACATCGCAGAAAATGATCAGAAGGATTCCTCTTTTTCGGGCACGGGAAACCCGATTCTGCAAAGAACTTCATTCAACCAAGcacaagcaaaagcaaaacagagttttaatcaagaaaaaaaataaacaaaagaaactttatAATTCTTGTAGTGCAAGGAAGCAAAAGAGTATAGGGTTACGGTTTACCTCAACAGCAGACTTGGCTTCACCAAAGTAGACAGACTCACCACTCGAGAGCAAGAAAAGATCATCAAACAACGCAAAAACCTCGCTGCTAGGCTGATGCACCGAGGAAATTACGGTTCTGCCATCGCGTGCGATATTCCTAAGCGTCTGGATCACGAAAAACGCGGAAGCGCTGTCCAAACCACTCGTCGGTTCGTCGAGAAAAAGGATCTGGGGACGAGTGAGGATCTCTAAAGCGATGCTGACACGTTTCCTCTCACCGCCACTAACTCCTCTCGCGTGCCAATTTCCAATGG comes from Camelina sativa cultivar DH55 chromosome 19, Cs, whole genome shotgun sequence and encodes:
- the LOC104765995 gene encoding ABC transporter G family member 15-like, encoding MELEGSSSGRRQLPSKAEMSRGAYLAWEDLTVVIPNFSDGPTRRLLQRLNGYAEPGRIMAIMGPSGSGKSTLLDSLAGRLARNVVMTGNLLLNGKKTRLDYGLVAYVTQEDTLLGTLTVRETITYSAHLRLPSDMSKEEVSDIVEGTIMELGLQDCSDRAIGNWHARGVSGGERKRVSIALEILTRPQILFLDEPTSGLDSASAFFVIQTLRNIARDGRTVISSVHQPSSEVFALFDDLFLLSSGESVYFGEAKSAVEFFAESGFPCPKKRNPSDHFLRCINSDFDTVTATLKGSQRIQEAPATSDPLMNLATSVIKARLVENYKRSKYAKSAKSRIRELSNIEGIEMEVRRGSEATWWKQLRTLTARSFINMCRDIGYYWTRIISYIVVSISVGTIFYDVGYSYTSILARVSCGGFITGFMTFMSIGGFPSFLEEMKIFSKERLSGYYGVSVYILSNYISSFPFLVAISVITGTITYNLVKFRPGFSHYAFFCLNIFFSVSVIESLMMVVASLVPNFLMGLITGAGLIGIIMMTSGFFRLLPDLPKVFWRYPVSYISYGAWAIQGGYKNDFLGLEFEPLFPGDPKMTGEEVIEKVFGVKVTYSKWWDLAAVVAILVCYRLLFFVVLKLKERAGPALKAIQAKRTMRNLDRRPSFKRMPSLSLSLSSMSSRRHQPLRSLSSQEGLNSPIHY